The following coding sequences are from one Gammaproteobacteria bacterium window:
- a CDS encoding sulfur transferase domain-containing protein gives MPEVDSSKLVNWKNLKEFERGLFSAGKPAEEDIAAAAEAGVKCLVCVSDRSEFDYDVQAAAENRGLRFEYLPVNGPQDVTDENARRLDALLSEEANQPMIIHCGSGNRVGALYALRESCCQGADMAAALAAGRRAGLAGLEGFVAMQLA, from the coding sequence ATGCCTGAAGTTGATAGCAGCAAACTGGTGAACTGGAAAAACCTGAAGGAATTCGAGCGCGGACTTTTTTCAGCCGGCAAGCCTGCGGAAGAGGACATCGCCGCCGCCGCCGAAGCTGGTGTGAAATGCCTGGTGTGTGTCAGCGATCGATCGGAATTCGACTACGACGTGCAGGCCGCCGCGGAAAACCGGGGCTTGCGATTCGAATACCTCCCGGTGAATGGCCCGCAGGACGTGACCGACGAAAATGCCCGGCGACTCGATGCCTTGCTGTCCGAGGAGGCGAACCAGCCGATGATCATTCACTGTGGATCCGGCAACCGCGTCGGGGCGCTGTACGCCCTGCGTGAAAGCTGCTGCCAGGGAGCAGACATGGCGGCGGCCCTGGCCGCCGGTCGGCGTGCCGGTCTGGCTGGCCTGGAAGGCTTCGTGGCAATGCAGCTGGCCTAG
- a CDS encoding sulfite exporter TauE/SafE family protein, with product MGIGLLAALLIGLSLGLLGSGGSILTVPVLVYLLEQPEKVAIAGSLVIVGGIALVSSLSYLRAGQVDGRSVLWFGLPGMAGTWVGAMLSAWISGTVQLLLFATVMLAAAVLMARPPKLVAAGVEQPLRSAWKIGMDGLLVGILTGLVGVGGGFMIVPALVLLGGLSMRVAVGTSLLVIALKSLSGAIGYWQVLPANSFDWPLIGMFILIGAVGGALGERVSSRIPQAALRKGFAVFLVVMAIAIFWKNLA from the coding sequence GGGCTCCGGTGGTTCGATACTCACGGTGCCCGTGCTGGTCTACCTGCTGGAACAACCCGAGAAAGTGGCCATTGCCGGCAGCCTGGTGATTGTCGGTGGTATTGCCCTGGTGTCGTCCCTGTCCTACCTGCGGGCAGGGCAGGTCGATGGCCGCAGTGTCCTGTGGTTCGGCCTGCCGGGCATGGCGGGTACCTGGGTGGGCGCCATGCTGTCCGCGTGGATCAGCGGTACCGTGCAGCTGTTGCTGTTTGCAACGGTCATGCTCGCCGCTGCCGTGTTGATGGCGCGGCCACCGAAACTTGTGGCTGCGGGTGTCGAACAACCGCTGCGTTCGGCCTGGAAGATCGGCATGGACGGCTTGCTGGTCGGCATCCTCACCGGCCTTGTCGGCGTGGGTGGCGGCTTCATGATCGTGCCGGCCCTGGTGTTGCTGGGTGGATTGAGCATGCGGGTGGCAGTCGGTACTAGCCTGCTGGTCATCGCCTTGAAGTCGCTGAGCGGTGCGATTGGTTACTGGCAGGTGCTGCCAGCCAACAGTTTCGACTGGCCACTGATCGGCATGTTCATCCTGATAGGCGCAGTGGGCGGCGCGCTGGGTGAACGGGTGTCATCCCGAATCCCGCAGGCAGCGCTTCGCAAGGGCTTTGCCGTCTTCCTGGTGGTGATGGCAATCGCGATTTTCTGGAAAAACCTGGCCTGA